In a single window of the Raphanus sativus cultivar WK10039 chromosome 9, ASM80110v3, whole genome shotgun sequence genome:
- the LOC108823842 gene encoding uncharacterized protein LOC108823842 isoform X1: MDPQQRRTETGPRPPVGQPGGDVTSIFVVFGVFIAIAALQVMSPSSLVHQVPEGHVGAYWRGGALLNSITEPGFHLKLPFITNYEPVQVTLQTDQVKDIPCGTKGGVMITFEKIEVVNRLRKDYVYDTLLNYGVDYDNTWIYDKIHHEINQFCSSHSLQQVYIDIFDQIDERMKDALQADCTRYAPGIEIISVRVTKPKIPESVRRNFEQMEEERTKVLIAIEKQRVAEKEAETKKIMAISEAEKNANVSKILMEQKLTEKDSARREADIENQMYLDRQKSLADADYYRVLKEAEANKLKLTPEFLELKFIDAIARNTKMFFGDKVPNMVLDQRLLGNFLSQSVEDQSNDGNLETATDS; the protein is encoded by the exons ATGGATCCTCAACAGCGGAGAACTGAAACCGGTCCGCGTCCTCCGGTTGGACAACCCGGCGGCGACGTGACTTCGATTTTCGTCGTGTTCGGCGTTTTCATCGCTATCGCCGCTTTG CAGGTCATGTCCCCTTCATCGTTGGTGCACCAAGTTCCCGAAGGACACGTTGGAGCTTATTGGAGAGGTGGTGCTCTTCTCAACAGCATTACAGAGCCTG GTTTTCATTTGAAGCTGCCTTTCATTACCAACTACGAGCCTGTTCAAGTTACTCTCCAAACTGACCAAGTGAAGGATATACCATGTGGTACCAAAGGAGGTGTCATGATTACCTTTGAAAAAATTGAA GTTGTTAATCGTCTGCGTAAGGATTATGTCTACGACACTTTGCTCAACTACGGTGTCGACTATGATAACACATGGATTTACGACAAGATTCACCACGAGATCAACCAGTTCTGCAGCTCTCATTCCCTTCAGCAAGTCTACATTGACATCTTTGACCAG ATTGACGAGCGAATGAAAGATGCTCTTCAGGCTGATTGCACACGTTACGCTCCGGGAATCGAGATCATTAGTGTGCGTGTCACTAAGCCTAAAATTCCAGAGAGTGTAAGGCGCAACTTTGAGCAGATGGAAGAAGAACGCACTAAGGTCTTGATTGCTATTGAGAAACAAAGAGTTGCTGAGAAAGAAGCAGAGACAAAGAAGATAATGGCCATTAGTGAAGCCGAGAAGAATGCCAATGTTAGTAAGATTCTGATGGAGCAGAAGCTGACTGAGAAAGACAGTGCACGGAGAGAAGCTGACATCGAGAATCAGATGTATCTTGATCGTCAAAAGAGTCTTGCCGATGCAGATTACTACCG TGTACTGAAAGAAGCTGAAGCAAACAAGTTGAAGCTCACTCCTGAATTTCTCGAACTTAAGTTCATCGATGCCATTGCACGTAACACCAAAATGTTCTTTGGGGACAAG GTACCTAACATGGTGTTGGATCAAAGGCTGCTTGGGAACTTCCTCAGTCAATCGGTAGAAGACCAATCTAATGATGGAAACTTGGAAACGGCCACTGATTCGTAG
- the LOC108823842 gene encoding uncharacterized protein LOC108823842 isoform X2: MDPQQRRTETGPRPPVGQPGGDVTSIFVVFGVFIAIAALVMSPSSLVHQVPEGHVGAYWRGGALLNSITEPGFHLKLPFITNYEPVQVTLQTDQVKDIPCGTKGGVMITFEKIEVVNRLRKDYVYDTLLNYGVDYDNTWIYDKIHHEINQFCSSHSLQQVYIDIFDQIDERMKDALQADCTRYAPGIEIISVRVTKPKIPESVRRNFEQMEEERTKVLIAIEKQRVAEKEAETKKIMAISEAEKNANVSKILMEQKLTEKDSARREADIENQMYLDRQKSLADADYYRVLKEAEANKLKLTPEFLELKFIDAIARNTKMFFGDKVPNMVLDQRLLGNFLSQSVEDQSNDGNLETATDS, from the exons ATGGATCCTCAACAGCGGAGAACTGAAACCGGTCCGCGTCCTCCGGTTGGACAACCCGGCGGCGACGTGACTTCGATTTTCGTCGTGTTCGGCGTTTTCATCGCTATCGCCGCTTTG GTCATGTCCCCTTCATCGTTGGTGCACCAAGTTCCCGAAGGACACGTTGGAGCTTATTGGAGAGGTGGTGCTCTTCTCAACAGCATTACAGAGCCTG GTTTTCATTTGAAGCTGCCTTTCATTACCAACTACGAGCCTGTTCAAGTTACTCTCCAAACTGACCAAGTGAAGGATATACCATGTGGTACCAAAGGAGGTGTCATGATTACCTTTGAAAAAATTGAA GTTGTTAATCGTCTGCGTAAGGATTATGTCTACGACACTTTGCTCAACTACGGTGTCGACTATGATAACACATGGATTTACGACAAGATTCACCACGAGATCAACCAGTTCTGCAGCTCTCATTCCCTTCAGCAAGTCTACATTGACATCTTTGACCAG ATTGACGAGCGAATGAAAGATGCTCTTCAGGCTGATTGCACACGTTACGCTCCGGGAATCGAGATCATTAGTGTGCGTGTCACTAAGCCTAAAATTCCAGAGAGTGTAAGGCGCAACTTTGAGCAGATGGAAGAAGAACGCACTAAGGTCTTGATTGCTATTGAGAAACAAAGAGTTGCTGAGAAAGAAGCAGAGACAAAGAAGATAATGGCCATTAGTGAAGCCGAGAAGAATGCCAATGTTAGTAAGATTCTGATGGAGCAGAAGCTGACTGAGAAAGACAGTGCACGGAGAGAAGCTGACATCGAGAATCAGATGTATCTTGATCGTCAAAAGAGTCTTGCCGATGCAGATTACTACCG TGTACTGAAAGAAGCTGAAGCAAACAAGTTGAAGCTCACTCCTGAATTTCTCGAACTTAAGTTCATCGATGCCATTGCACGTAACACCAAAATGTTCTTTGGGGACAAG GTACCTAACATGGTGTTGGATCAAAGGCTGCTTGGGAACTTCCTCAGTCAATCGGTAGAAGACCAATCTAATGATGGAAACTTGGAAACGGCCACTGATTCGTAG
- the LOC108828437 gene encoding probable methyltransferase PMT5 isoform X3, whose amino-acid sequence MLLEENQITFHSEDGLIFDGVKDYARQIAEMIGLGSDTEFAQAGIRTVLDIGCGFGSFGAHLVSLKMMPICIAEYEATGSQVQLALERGLPAMIGNFFSKQLPYPALSFDMVHCAQCGTTWDIKDAMLLLEVDRVLKPGGYFVLTSPTNKAQGNLPDTKKTSISTRVDELSKKICWSLTGQQDEMFLWQKTSDSNCYSSLSQDSIPLCKDGDSVPYYHPLVPCISGTTSKRWIPIQNRSAIAGTTTSVELEIHGKCIKPEEFLEDTQIWRSALKNYWSLLTPLIFSDHPKRPGDEDPLPPFNMIRNVMDMNARFGNLNSALLDQGKSAWVMNVVPVNARNSLPIILDRGFAGVLHDWCEPFPTYPRTYDMLHANEILTLLSSERCSLMDLFLEMDRILRPEGWVVLSDKVGVIEMARALATRVRWEARVIDLQDGSDQRLLVCQKQFLKK is encoded by the exons ATGTTGCTTGAAGAGAATCAGATCACCTTTCACTCGGAAGATGGCTTGATCTTTGATGGGGTCAAAGACTACGCTCGTCAGATTGCTGAGATGATAGGCTTAGGAAGCGATACTGAGTTTGCTCAAGCTGGT ATACGGACTGTGTTAGACATTGGTTGCGGATTTGGAAGCTTTGGTGCACATCTAGTGTCTTTGAAGATGATGCCTATATGTATAGCAGAGTATGAGGCAACGGGGAGCCAAGTTCAGTTAGCTTTAGAGAGAGGCCTTCCTGCGATGATTGGCAACTTCTTCTCAAAACAGCTTCCTTATCCAGCATTGTCTTTTGACATGGTTCACTGTGCTCAATGTGGCACTACTTGGGATATCAAAG ATGCAATGCTACTTTTGGAAGTGGACCGTGTTCTGAAACCGGGAGGGTACTTTGTTTTGACCTCTCCAACGAACAAAGCGCAGGGAAACTTGCCAGACACGAAGAAGACAAGCATCTCAACGCGGGTGGATGAGTTGTCTAAGAAAATCTGCTGGTCTCTAACAGGGCAGCAGGATGAGATGTTTCTTTGGCAGAAAACATCAGATTCAAACTGCTATTCGTCTCT TTCACAAGATTCTATACCTCTTTGCAAAGATGGTGATAGTGTTCCTTACTACCACCCACTGGTTCCATGTATAAGCGGAACCACAAGTAAACGCTGGATACCTATTCAGAACAGATCTGCTATTGCAGGAACTACTACCTCAGTTGAGCTTGAGATTCATGGAAAGT GTATAAAACCTGAAGAGTTCTTAGAGGATACACAGATATGGAGATCAGCACTCAAGAACTACTGGTCCTTGCTTACACCTTTGATATTCTCTGACCACCCGAAGAGACCCGGTGATGAAGACCCTCTCCCTCCTTTCAACATGATACGCAATGTGATGGACATGAATGCTCGTTTCGGGAACTTAAACTCCGCTTTACTCGACCAAGGGAAGTCCGCTTGGGTGATGAACGTTGTCCCGGTCAATGCACGTAACAGTCTTCCGATCATACTTGACCGTGGCTTCGCCGGTGTTCTACATGACTGGTGTGAACCATTCCCAACGTATCCACGAACGTATGACATGCTTCATGCTAATGAGATTCTCACGCTTCTTAGCTCAGAACGGTGTAGCTTGATGGACTTGTTCTTGGAGATGGATAGGATTCTTCGGCCCGAG GGATGGGTTGTTCTAAGCGACAAGGTGGGAGTAATAGAGATGGCACGTGCACTAGCAACACGAGTGCGGTGGGAAGCACGAGTCATTGATCTTCAAGACGGTAGCGACCAAAGACTTCTTGTCTGTCAAAAACAATTTCTCAAGAAGTAA
- the LOC130500432 gene encoding uncharacterized protein LOC130500432, producing the protein MCLFYAIRDFHILFRLSHLSANFASRRANLMDMDVSVIKPSGSQNHYESFTLENGLEVIAIVDPNATKSDLSLVIRAGSGKDPINAPGLAHLLEHLVSVSDSPNELFEYTSLHGGDFVAFTEHDYMCFQGSVLNGDLEGFLKMFSRHLISPNLSKCLDAEITAVDQEFELSKYLDEARLSHLRAYTCNRGHPFHGKFSWGNRDSLSKLDRTALLNLLTKFFETYFVGGCMKLVLAGKGPLNEMKRLVQCYFGSIKYGADDIPSSISVLPWGPNTVVTSLSVEDSNLLELTWMIPKSFDTVENFILTSLTHKFPGSLYRIFIDKQWIVDLSVISGHHNIDDDDTDSCDYGCTPSGRLFIISVNLTDLGLTKKAEVVGYVLKFLSFVRDNEDAPEAVRIRDEFYLMQWFAEEFFDSYSVGSDSTTLTKQISVNMLSNDVDEAVSAIYHATTYQKNDLCEFLNYLSVDKMRIHLVVKTLDKKEGFVTDPWFGILYNVSELDSKTIGEVTTAYNTAVGFRFPPANQFRPTYISSEDRASSGDSDDGASSEDGDDGASSEVGDDCASSEDGDEMDVQEDGDEMDVHEDDDDEDVHEGGDDVDFHEGGDDMDVHEGGRIVLGDDGGRVFYFKSSSIPTLKVITYLHVERGVKSSALALCYLESLNLALAATVSQGERSMLKTKVSFSGRNKLLIEIDGYGQYFISFVKAIWDIFKAFSFPPAEFQICKEKVRRSLIGGVLDPADLSNALLEKHTSDSIYAVDDMLKELNSLVFNDFTHFMADIGTKLSVEGFLSGDISRADADTVCGLFVGLKTSQLTESRDDRGDLRLHSDHIINICARKMSDGNSVAKVCFQIGDELHIAVDTALLHLFSSLIEDDITAKLRFQEHLGYSVSGETDYDLGIFSFTIVSCDYNPEFLSLKIEDYVKNLGVFLKGVSDSVFEKRKESIELSGEEESLWAHLSEQSPDGFNRSVTSCLKKIHKEDIIIFYNKWFLSKRPFSIRVWCCKLYSEYLDSINAEN; encoded by the exons ATGTGTCTTTTCTATGCTATTAGGGATTTTCATATCCTATTTCGCCTCTCGCATTTGTCAGCCAATTTCGCCTCTCGCCGAGCTAACCTAATG GATATGGACGTTAGTGTTATAAAACCTTCCGGGAGCCAAAATCATTATGAATCCTTCACTCTCGAAAACGGTTTGGAAGTCATTGCGATAGTTGACCCAAATGCCACTAAATCTGATCTCTCATTAGTGATTAGAGCTGGTTCTGGGAAAGATCCTATAAATGCTCCGGGATTAGCACATCTTTTGGAGCATTTGGTCTCGGTATCAGATTCACCCAATGAG cttTTTGAGTATACAAGTCTTCATGGAGGTGATTTCGTTGCATTCACAGAACATGATTATATGTGTTTTCAAGGAAGCGTTTTAAACGGTGACCTTGAAGGGTTTCTAAAAATGTTTTCTCGGCATCTAATTTCCCCAAATCTCAGCAAATGCCTTGATGCTGAAATCACTGCGGTCGATCAGG aattTGAATTGTCTAAGTACCTCGACGAAGCTCGTCTCTCTCACCTTAGAGCATACACATGTAATCGCGGTCATCCATTTCATGGCAAATTTTCATGGGGTAATCGAGATTCACTTTCGAAGTTAGACAGAACAGCACTGCTCAACCTTCTTACCAAGTTTTTCGAAACCTATTTTGTTGGAGGTTGCATGAAACTAGTTTTGGCTGGAAAAG GGCCTCTAAATGAGATGAAACGTTTGGTCCAGTGctattttggttcaattaaaTATGGAGCAGATGACATCCCTTCAAGTATTTCAGTGTTACCTTGGGGTCCGAATACTGTGGTTACTTCATTATCTGTTGAAGACTCTAATTTGTTAGAGCTCACATGGATGATACCAAAATCTTTTGACACGGTTGAAAATTTCATTTTGACTTCATTGACTCATA AGTTTCCTGGTTCTCTGTATCGTATTTTCATTGACAAACAATGGATCGTAGATTTGAGTGTAATTTCTGGACATCATAACATCGATGATGATGACACTGATTCGTGCGATTATGGATGCACTCCATCTGGGCGACTGTTTATTATCTCTGTTAATCTCACAGACCTTGGCCTCACCAAG AAAGCTGAGGTCGTTGGTTACGTGTTGAAGTTTTTATCTTTTGTGAGAGATAATGAGGATGCACCTGAAGCAGTACGCATCAGGGATGAGTTCTATCTTATGCAGTGGTTCGCTGAGGAGTTTTTTGATTCCTACTCTGTGGGTTCGGATTCGACGACCTTAACGAAACAAATTTCAG ttaacATGCTAAGCAATGATGTGGATGAGGCAGTGTCAGCAATTTATCACGCTACAACATATCAAAAGAATGATCTCTGTGAATTCCTCAACTATTTGAGCGTTGACAAAATGAGAATCCATTTGGTTGTGAAGACATTGGATAAAAAAGAAG GTTTTGTGACTGATCCTTGGTTTGGGATTTTGTACAACGTTTCAGAACTCGATTCCAAAACCATAGGAGAAGTAACAACAGCTTATAACACTGCTGTTGGTTTCCGTTTTCCTCCTGCAAACCAGTTTAGGCCTACCTACATTTCTTCTGAAGATCGTGCTTCTTCTGGAGATTCTGACGATGGTGCTTCTTCTGAAGATGGTGATGATGGTGCTTCTTCTGAAGTTGGTGACGACTGTGCTTCTTCTGAAGATGGTGATGAAATGgatgtccaagaagatggtgatgaaATGGATGTCCATGAAGATGATGACGATGAGGATGTCCATGAAGGTGGTGACGATGTGGATTTCCATGAAGGTGGTGACGATATGGATGTCCATGAAGGTGGTCGTATCGTGCTTGGTGACGATGGTGGAAGAGTTTTTTACTTTAAATCAAGTAGTATTCCAACACTGAAGGTTATTACTTACCTTCATGTTGAACGTGGAGTTAAAAGTTCAGCTTTGGCATTATGCTACCTTGAGTCACTTAACCTTGCTCTAGCTGCCACGGTTTCCCAA GGGGAGAGATCAATGCTAAAGACAAAAGTTTCCTTTTCCGGCAGAAACAAACTGCTAATTGAGATCGACGGTTATGGACAATACTTCATCTCCTTCGTAAAAGCTATATGGGACATTTTTAAGGCATTCTCTTTCCCACCAGCTGAGTTTCAG ATCTGCAAAGAAAAGGTTAGACGTAGTCTAATAGGAGGTGTTTTAGACCCGGCAGACCTTTCCAATGCTCTCTTGGAGAAACATACTTCCGATTCAATTTATGCGGTAGATGATATGCTTAAAGAACTGAATTCGCTTGTGTTTAATGACTTTACACATTTCATGGCTGATATCGGTACTAAG CTGTCAGTTGAGGGTTTTCTCTCTGGAGACATATCAAGAGCTGATGCTGATACAGTCTGTGGTTTGTTTGTTGGTCTTAAAACGTCACAGTTGACAGAGTCTAGAGATGATAGAGGCGATCTCCGTTTACATTCTGATCATATAATTAACATTTGTGCAAGAAAAATGTCCGATGGTAATTCTGTTGCTAAG GTATGTTTTCAAATTGGAGATGAGTTGCATATTGCAGTGGACACAGCGCTTTTGCATCTATTCTCTTCTCTGATAGAAGATGATATCACTGCAAAACTAAG GTTCCAAGAGCATCTTGGTTACTCTGTTTCCGGTGAAACAGATTATGACCTTGGAATCTTTTCCTTCACTATAGTTTCCTGCGATTACAACCCTGAGTTTCTGTCCTTGAAGATAGAAGATTATGTGAAGAATTTAGGTGTCTTTTTG AAAGGTGTTTCAGATTCTGTGTTTGAAAAACGCAAGGAAAGCATCGAATTGTCTGGGGAAGAGGAATCTCTGTGGGCTCATCTATCTGAGCAGAG TCCTGATGGTTTCAACAGGTCTGTTACCAGTTGCctgaaaaaaatacataaagaaGATATTATCATCTTCTACAACAAGTGGTTCCTGAGTAAACGCCCATTCTCTATTCGCGTTTGGTGTTGCAAACTCTACAGCGAGTATTTGGATTCTATCAATGCAGAGAATTAG